In one Musa acuminata AAA Group cultivar baxijiao chromosome BXJ2-5, Cavendish_Baxijiao_AAA, whole genome shotgun sequence genomic region, the following are encoded:
- the LOC135612674 gene encoding pentatricopeptide repeat-containing protein At2g22070-like has protein sequence MSLTRLRSIHSRPSPPADLYAFLLQTCVRTENVSAGRSIHAHVVKAGLHLGVYLVNNIINLYAKFGFFTDAHNVFDGMHLKNAFSWNTLLAMYAKGGMIGRANKVFVEMPQRDSVSWTTMIVGLNLMGEFERAVVVFLEMVRFGVPPSQFTFTNVLSSCAALEALDVGRKVHSFVAKLGLSGVVVVANSLINMYGKSGDVETAKAVFDMMRLRSVSSWNSMISMYSQSGRMDLAQDQFDEMTDRNIVTWNAIIAGYNQNNLNQEALEFFSRMLKEQSVVPDNFTLTSALSACAFLGLLRVGKQIHSCIVRTEMPCHGQVGNALISMYSKSGGVAIARRVLEQTMASDLSVVSFTALLEGYVKLGDLQPAREIFDLMNYRDVVAWTAMIVGYVQNGFNSEAMDLFRLMVDNGPKPNHYTLAAILSVCSSLASLDHGKQIHCRAIRSTGLSVSVSNALITMYARSGSIAGAKTVFYQICQSKETVSWTSMIIALAQHGLGEEAIVLFENMISTGVRPDHITYVGVISACTHAGLVEKGRHYFQQMQTKYMIQPAQSHYSCMIDLFARAGLTQDAQEFIKTMPVEPDAIAWGSLLAACKVQKDADLAKVAAERLLAIDPVNSGAYSALANVYSACGRWDDAAKIWKLMKDKRVKKEQGFSWTHIKNKVHVFGVDDGLHPQRDAIYQMAAKLWKEIKKAGFVPDTQSVLHDIDEELKEQLLSHHSEKLAIAFGLISTPENTTLRIMKNLRVCKDCHSAIKFISKIVGREIIVRDATRFHHFRYGFCSCKDFW, from the coding sequence atgtCTCTCACTCGGCTTCGGTCGATCCATTCCCGGCCATCTCCTCCTGCAGACTTATATGCTTTTCTCCTTCAGACGTGCGTGCGGACCGAGAACGTCTCCGCCGGCCGATCCATCCACGCACATGTCGTCAAGGCCGGCCTCCACCTCGGCGTCTACCTCGTGAACAATATCATCAATCTCTACGCTAAGTTTGGATTTTTTACCGATGCCCACAATGTTTTCGACGGGATGCATCTCAAGAATGCGTTCTCGTGGAATACCTTGCTGGCCATGTATGCAAAAGGTGGTATGATTGGAAGGGCGAATAAGGTGTTTGTTGAAATGCCCCAGAGGGACTCTGTTTCTTGGACCACGATGATTGTGGGATTGAATCTGATGGGAGAATTTGAACGGGCGGTTGTTGTGTTCCTGGAGATGGTTCGGTTTGGAGTGCCACCGTCACAGTTCACATTTACTAATGTGCTCTCATCCTGTGCAGCCCTCGAGGCGTTGGATGTGGGTAGAAAGGTGCATTCTTTTGTGGCTAAGCTTGGGCTGAGTGGTGTTGTTGTCGTAGCTAATTCCCTGATCAACATGTATGGAAAGTCGGGGGACGTAGAGACTGCAAaggctgtttttgatatgatgaGATTGAGGAGTGTATCGAGTTGGAATTCTATGATTTCGATGTATTCTCAGTCTGGAAGAATGGATCTTGCTCAGGACCAATTCGACGAGATGACTGATCGTAACATTGTCACTTGGAATGCGATCATTGCAGGATACAATCAGAATAACCTGAATCAGGAGGCATTGGAGTTCTTCTCGCGTATGCTGAAAGAACAGTCTGTGGTCCCTGATAATTTCACGTTAACCAGTGCTCTTTCTGCTTGTGCTTTCCTAGGACTGTTGAGAGTGGGAAAGCAGATCCATTCCTGTATAGTCAGAACTGAAATGCCATGTCATGGGCAGGTTGGGAATGCTTTGATCTCAATGTACTCCAAGTCTGGTGGGGTAGCAATTGCTCGAAGGGTTCTTGAACAAACAATGGCTTCTGATCTTAGTGTCGTATCCTTTACTGCACTCCTCGAGGGTTATGTTAAGCTCGGAGACTTACAACCAGCTAGAGAAATCTTTGACTTGATGAATTATCGGGATGTTGTTGCTTGGACAGCTATGATTGTTGGGTATGTTCAAAATGGTTTCAATAGTGAAGCCATGGATCTCTTTAGGTTGATGGTTGACAATGGTCCTAAGCCAAACCATTACACGCTGGCTGCAATACTGAGTGTTTGTTCGAGCTTGGCATCCTTGGATCATGGCAAGCAGATTCACTGCAGAGCTATCAGATCAACAGGACTGTCAGTTTCTGTGAGCAATGCCCTTATCACCATGTATGCTAGATCTGGAAGCATTGCAGGAGCAAAGACAGTGTTCTATCAGATATGTCAGAGTAAAGAAACTGTCTCATGGACCTCAATGATCATAGCTTTGGCTCAACATGGACTAGGAGAAGAAGCTATAGTCTTGTTTGAAAATATGATTAGCACAGGCGTGAGGCCCGACCATATAACATATGTTGGTGTGATTTCAGCGTGTACACATGCAGGACTAGTTGAGAAAGGGAGGCATTATTTTCAACAGATGCAGACTAAGTATATGATCCAACCCGCACAAAGCCATTATTCATGCATGATTGATCTGTTTGCGCGTGCTGGTTTAACTCAGGATGCCCAAGAGTTCATAAAAACGATGCCAGTAGAACCAGATGCCATAGCATGGGGGTCCCTTCTGGCTGCTTGCAAAGTTCAGAAAGATGCTGACTTGGCAAAGGTTGCGGCAGAAAGATTGCTGGCTATCGATCCTGTTAACAGTGGTGCTTATTCTGCACTTGCTAATGTATATTCTGCATGTGGGAGATGGGATGATGCTGCTAAGATTTGGAAGCTAATGAAGGATAAAAGAGTGAAGAAAGAGCAAGGGTTTAGCTGGACACACATAAAGAACAAGGTTCATGTCTTTGGAGTTGATGATGGATTGCACCCACAGAGGGATGCAATATATCAGATGGCTGCAAAGCTCTGGAAGGAGATTAAGAAAGCAGGTTTTGTTCCTGATACCCAATCTGTCTTGCACGACATTGATGAGGAGTTGAAGGAGCAATTACTTAGTCATCACAGCGAAAAGCTTGCTATTGCTTTTGGGTTGATCAGTActcctgagaacacaactttgagGATTATGAAGAACCTAAGAGTCTGCAAGGACTGTCACTCTGCAATAAAGTTTATATCCAAAATCGTAGGACGGGAAATCATTGTGCGAGATGCTACTCGCTTTCATCACTTCAGATATGGCTTCTGCTCATGCAAAGATTTTTGGTAA